CCTCGGGATACAGAACCTGATTTCTGAAATGGGCTAGGCTGTGTCTGTGCTGTCTCCTGAAATATAGGCAATTTATATCCAGGGACATTGAAATTGTGATTGTAAAGCCTCAGCGTTTTTCacaaaattatggatttgctgcatttgccacatactccatcatctgctgcaaaatctgcagattttaacaaaataaaattgtagCTGAAATGGTtccaaagttactaaaaacacagtgatTCGTGTTATCACGCagtggaaggcactttgcaaagctCGGCTTGTCACCTCCGCCCAGACAGTGCTAACAAGTGTATAAATGTCAAAATAATTTGCAAAATGTGCATTGcactgcataatttgcttttatatgctgcataatttactcatccctgccgcataatttgacccTTCCCTGTCGCCTAATTCAAGTGGCCTTGATTATATCCACAAACATAAAGTACGTATTTACAAGAAACATTTTGAGTTGAACATTTTTGTCAAATGCGGCCTGTTGCACAAATCTGCTCCCATTGCAAAGCTTTAATCAGCGGCATCTCTAATTCTGAACTCCTATTTAAAAATGCTTAATCCAGCAAGTATTCCAATTTTTTTTGCGTTCCAGTGCTAGTTGTTGAGACGTGCATGGCTAAAGAGGAGATCGGAATAATGTGAAGCCTGTTGGTTGAACACCCTTTGGCCCCAGAAGTAACCACTAGAAAGCGAGATTTGATAGAAATTTCTACCATGAGATGTTTCTGGTGTACATGGATAAAAGGTAGTTTGTCGGTTTAGAGTTGCCTTCGTTGTCTGCATGAGTCATGTACAAGGCAAgtgtgatttgaaaagtgtctctaGTGTGTCACTGTTGAAGCATGTCTCCGTCCGGAAGAAGGCTTGGGAAACCAAAATTAACGTTCATGGCGACCACTGCCGTTTCACAAAGTTCTTTTTAAAATGCGACATGCTGATTAATTTGGATGGCACTTCTGTGTCATGAAGCATGAGTGAGTATGAATGAGGGATGTTTGGTATTTTAACCTTTTGTCCATGCTGCATGGCTGTGCTGCAGGCAATCTTTGACTCATAATTTAGTTTTTGTGTCACTACTGGGGCTTTTGGTAAACAAGTTATTGTTACGCCATCCCTTGAGTTGATGTTTGTGTGCTATAGGTAAGATCAAGGGGTTGATCTAGATCTGGCGTTGATGAGTTAAGGCGACTTTTAAACAAGTTGGTCAGTTTCCTGTTGGGTACCTGTAAGAAATCCTCCATAGGATTTCTAGATCACGTGACTATCCACAAGTCTCCacagttttctgagtcacctttaACCCAAACCAAACACACCCTGTTTATGTGCATCCGGCTTGGGCCACTGGTGACACAGAAAACCGAGGTCGGTCACGGGCCCACATATGGTGTGTCTCTGTGTTTGCCAGCccaaccatccttgtttaaatcacctgttgtgatgcaccTTATTGAAGGCTTCATACGCGTTCCCTtccagactgtttgtggtgtcaaAGTGGGACCAGAACTTGGACTTGACGTTTCGCATGTGGATGTTCTTCAAACCAATGCATGTCTCTTCTTCTAACTTAAGACTGTATTCCTCTTTGCAATCACTTCACCTCGTTGTGTGAGTAAACTCCACTTGATGTCTGTGTAACATTCCTACACAACCTTGTTTCTGGAAAACCTGGTACTGAGGACTCCTGCAGTCTCCGTGACTCAAGTTGTGACTCCCATCGACACTGGGCTATCCATCATCCGGTCAGTGTACTATGGTCCGCAACCCTCGAAAGAGGAGACAAACTCCATTGGCTGGACCACAGAAGGCCTTTAAGCTTCTATAACGTTTGTACCAAGGACATTTGGGAGGACCTCAAGGTGTGTGGTCCTTtggattaagatctgctacacactgctCAAGAAGTGGCCTCTGTAAAGTCTGAGAGCCCGTTCTTCCAGGGTAGGGCTGCTACCACGgcattggcacacacataactTGCTATGAGGAGGCTGCGATGTGGACGTAAGTGCGCATGTTCATGAAGCACCACTTCCTTGACAACTAGATCTGACGAGAAGGACATTTTGCCCGTTTGATCCTGCAAGACTTTTTGGTCCGAGTCCGCTGCACAGGTCCTCCACCTTGAGAAGGTACGGCTTTGGTATTTGTTCTAATTTGAGGAATCTGTCGTTAGAAGTATCCACTAGAAGGACAAGTTATTTATCTTTGGTAACATTCTTTCAAGTGGATGCTCTATCCAaccagattcctcactgccctcccaccttCCCGTCCTGTGGAGTCCCCTCTTTTTAAAATCTTTAAAGGTCCCAAGTTGGGAAGCTGCACACTGGTACCAACAGGTGTTTTCACGCTGCATCTGAGGGCTTGGAAACAATCAAGCAAGAGAAGTGCATGGGTGGAGCTTTTAAGTTGCTCTACTTTTTCACTTCTGGGGTGGTTTGTGAGGCCAGATATGTGCAGTGCCACCTAATGATTTGATGTGGGCTGACTCAAAGCCCACTCCAGGTATACATTAAAGTATTCAATGTGATAGTCTATTGACAGCAGACAACTATAGCGGTGTGAAGGCGAGACCTACAGATCATGCAGGTAGGGAACACTGGTGGatatttattcaattttttttcagATACTTCTTCTCATGTCCCTTTTCCCCTCTCCTCTTTCTTCCCCTAATCAAAGCTCATCATCTGTTGAATTATATGGGCTTTCCATTCCTCTTTCCACACTTATCTCGTTCTCCCTTCTTTGTCCTTTTGCTAAATTCTATTTAATTCTGTTCCTCTTGCTACAGACTTTTATGACCTGGTCTTTCAGTCTCCTGTCTTGTGTCACTTTCTCTGTTCTTCTTAACTCCTTCCTCTCCTCCCATCATCAtgactccagctcttctctttctctcCTCAGGCCTGGTGCAGAAGCTCGACCACAGACTCCCAGTTGCCAACGAATACCTGCTTCTTTCTGGCGGCATCCGTGAGGGTGTGCTCGACATGGATCCCGACCAGCTAGGGGACTATGCCCGAGGTACCGAATATGACCTAGACTTCaccctgctggtgcctgctctgaAGTTGCACGATCGCAACCAACCGGTCACCCTGGATATGCGACAGTCTTCGCCCTGCCATACCTGGCTCAGCTTACATCTCTTTGATGCTGCCGTCATCGAGCGTTGGAGGGAACTCTGCTGCGAGGAGGAGATGGACCCACGGGGCAGTGGTGCCCTCTACTTCTCGCCCACCAAGGTAGCTGACTGGTTCTTCCGCTCAGTGGCCTCTGTCCTCGAGGACATCCGCCAGAACCCCCAGCGTGGAATGCCAAGGGCAGTGCGAGCAGAGCAAAATGGCCAGTTGACCACCGTAATCCTCACCGCTGGCTCTAGCCGCATTCTCTATGACCTGGTACCCGTAGTGTCCTTCAAGGGGTGGCCAGCAGTGGCCCAGGGCTGGTTGTCAGAGAACCACTTCTGGGATGGGAagatcacagaggaggaggtgATTGGTGGCTTTTACTTAGTACCATCTTGTTCACGTGGTGGGCTTGCGACACACGAGTGGCGCCTGGCGTTCTCGCGAAGTGAGGTGCAGCTGAAGAAGTGTATCCCAACTTCATTGCTGCAAGCCTTTCAGGCCTGCAAGGCCATCATTGTCAAACTGCTCTCCAGGCCCCGGGCCATCAGCCCCTACCATCTAAGGACCATCATGCTCTGGGCCTGTGACCGCCTCCCCACCAGCTACCTGCTGGAACCACAGAACACGGCCCACTTCCTGCTGGGCCTCGTGGATGACCTGAACTACTGTCTGCTCAACAAGTGCTGCCCCAACTTCTTCCTCCCACAGTGCAATATGTTTGAGCACCTCTCGGACGAGACCGCCATGTTGCTGGCCCGCAAGTTGTCCTCCGTGCGGGCCGagccagccgagcacctcagcacCGCCATCGAGCACGCCAAGGCTGCAAGCAAGCTGCACGGTGCCGGTGTCCTGCCGGCAGACCTAGCCGCTGAAGGCGCAGCACCCATCATGGCAGAGGAAAACGGGCTGGCCAGAAAGATCAAGCAATTGGTGACGGAAAACCAGGGGAAGTCCATTTCAGTGTACCTCAACCCTGATGACGTCACCAGGCCCCACTTCCGTATCAACGACAAGTTCTTCTGAGCCGCCAGTGGATTGGTTAACTTTAGAAAAGGAGGCAAGGTTACTTCCTTTGTTGCAATACCGTTTGTTGAATGTACGGAAATTTATAATGTGATCTTATTGCCAAAAGAAATTTAAAATGTAAACTTTAATGGGTTCGTGTGAACCAAATGctttatttaataaaaatgtaatccGTTTTACTTTCCAATTTTCGTAGCTTTAATCAGGTTCTAAATGCTACGTAGGAGCTGAACCTATGTGCAGGGCCCAGTTCCTTGAGGATTTCTTGAAAAGATTCAGTGTGAGTGATTGAAGTTTCCTCCTGACAGCTCTACAGGTTCGTAGAATGGATAACTACCACTACGTTTAACTCTGGCCTTCTGACTCTGGTGCTGGTTAAATAGGATTGACAACTAAATATTACATACCAGTATCATATACTCGAGCCTTTCTGTGTCACCCTTAACATCTCTACTATGTAAACTAGTCTATGACTTCACATGGTTCCTAATATTTTGCCAGGTGCTGCTGACATGCTGTGGAGTAACTAGTCTTGTATGACTGATTTTATTGCACATATCCGACATTTCCACACAAGTGCGAACACTAGAGGCATACGTAGGCACCTGTAGGCCTAGCTCAGCTATAGGTAACTTTGCTAGCAATCACCGCCTAGTGAACTCGAGTACTAGATTCGTTCATTGTGACCAACCAGCACCTCTCCTAGCGCCTAGCTGTTATTTTGGGCTTTAACTAAGAATAAACAACCTATGCGGCCCTTCCTGAACCACTGGCATCAATAGATAGATCCGGGTAACCAACAGGGTCTCCTAACACTTACATCTGACGTCACTACGGTTAACTAGTGCTGATTTTTTAACACTACAGCTCGATAAAGCTGACTTTTCCATAACACGATCTACTGAAAATAATGAGGTATCGTCTGAAGTTCTCTGGCGCCACCTAGTGCTGACAAGTAGAACTGCAGTCCACCTGTTGCTGAGTTGACTTACCACGCATACCCAAGCTGGCGCCGGGCTGTGCGCGCCTATACCCACCCTGGAGCCTGGCTAGCATTCCTGGCAGGCGAGGTGAGCCAAGCAGCTGTGCCAACAGGCCATCTGCACAAGGGTTGCTGCAAATGCAGTGCTCTCTGACGACGCAGTGTCAAAGGTCAGGTGTTCCTTCTCATTTGTCATTTTGTGTTCTTATTCTTGGAGGGTTTCTTTTCCCACTAAAAATGCAAGACTACAAGCCTCAGAATGTAAAACTAAATAAACCAGGGTTTAGTGCTGCCCTCGGTTCTACCAAGTTTCCCAGGTcagtgcgtgatgtgctgctcctgtccaggttttttaaaaaaaaatctgggaattGCAGGCGTGTTTATTTCATTAAAAAACAGGAACACAAGTCCAAGAATTCTGAGGAAAAAATCTGGACTGTAGCAGAACATCAcgcatggatctgggaaacttTGCAGCTACTTTCACTAAAACTTGCTATGGAAGTCCCTAAAAAATTGGGACGGTTAGTTCGCCTATCTGTAGTGCTTTGACACACCTGTCGTGAATACACGATATTCACGCTTAGTGTTACGTTGAAATGTCCATTTAATGATTGCAACTGTATCACAAGAAAATCTGGGCAGAGAGGGCAACCGATTCGATTTACCccactaccccccaccccctcttacGAGCCCTCCCTCGGGGTCTATGCAATAAACATGTTTATACCGGGGGAACACTTTGTACACGGGAGATCTATTTTTGGTATGTTAATGTATTTGCATATTCTGATATTATTAAAGATACTTTTAGAATCCTTTTCTGTACTGTCTCTCTCTTAAATTGCAAGTGTTTCAGGATGAAAGCAGATCATGTGAGTGCAAACACTTCTAGCCTGAGTCGGAAAAGTTGCATTTCAGATGCCCACCCATTCAGTCACTGGTCTCTTTGCTGGACAAGCCACGAAGGGGGAGAGACCTTTCAGGCTTCCTAAGTGTCTCTGTTGAGGAGGGAGAGCTTGGTAGGCCAAGAAAAAAAGACTTCATGGACTCCCTTGCAATCCTGTAGTCTGTCTACTATGTTTGTCAAGGGAACTCGAAGCTCCCAGCATCTTCGTTCAATGCTGGTAACTTTTTGGTCGCAGTCCCAGATATTTGATGTATAAATCTTGAAGCTCTGCACGAGGTAGTGtggctggaacaaaaacaaaataacaggATGGAATGCTAGTGGATGATACAACAAAGTCCAACCTGAGCCACTGAGTTTTAAGGAAAAGGCGAACTCAGCAGAATGGTAGAATGCGCTGTACAATGCTTGTAACGCAATGTGTATCACTCCACCCTTTAAACGCGACAGGTAGAAAGTACACAAGGCAGAAAGATCCACGCATAGGGGATCCAGTCAGCTGTGCAAGAGGCAGGTGGACTAAAGAGCAGAGGCACCAGGCAGCTAGACccaagctttgccagtgcttgttttttcagTCTAACAAACAGAAAGGTCTCCCTATCACTGAGGTACTTATCTCTATGGTTCTGGACTGTGATTCTAGTACCTTTTTAGAGTTTCTCTAGAAGAATGGACTTCTCTCTCCTTAGCGTAGTCCATGACCAGTCAGGGAACCATCAGCCTCTCATGGCTCTGAAACCCTTGCTTGAGCCCTCAAGCACAACTTGATAATTCCTAGTTCCTGTGACTTATGCTGAAACGTAGTGACCCTCTGAGCACCGCATCGTCACAGGTTTGTAGTCTGCAGAGTCTAGAACCTAACAGCGGACGAGTTTCGGTTAGTATCGCACAAGTTTCACAGGCCCTTCTGCATGAAAAGAAGTCTACATTTCCTACAAGCTGCCATGGACTTCAAACTTTTTTCATCGTACAGTGTTGTCTCGGTGTTTAGTAAACTCAGCACTTGGGTACTTTTCTTGCTATTCTTACCAAGTACATGCCTGCCTCTTTCAAAGCAAATTGCAGCCACCTTGATGCGAACTGGTTCGCTTTTCTCACCCATGATGTGCAACATGTAGGCTAGACTAACACCAGAACTGCGGACACACTAACTGTAGTAATTACTGATCATGCATCGATAAGGGATTTTGGCGAGTTCAGATTCAGAGAACCTTCGCTATTGAttcttgtctgcgtcacatctggTTCTGCGGGGCAGAGCTTCACCTATGGACCTCCACCTTGGTGCTAGAATTCCAGAAGGTGCTCAACACCTGGCTGTTTGACTGAACCCACTTATGCAACACAATTcttagtgccaggataccctcacaggtgattagcagcACTTTATGAATATTGATTGATGTGTCGAGGGACAGCTCAAAGCTTTACTCCTTTAGGTGGGATAGGTCACTCAACAAGCATTGTCTGAAGTCAGTGGTGCAACTGCTACTGGCACTTCCTGCAAGTTCAGGTTAAGCACTGACCTCTCACCCTCCACCAAAGTCTCTCTAGTTTAGATACTGCTCAATGTGAGCTGAATGCACGTGAGCTCGTATCAGTGCCCTGAAGAAGGCAGTGTTTTGGCAATCTTTGCACTTTAATAGTACCGTCCCATCAGGTCCTGTACTAAAAACCTTTGGCTTTCAGGTAAGCCGGCCAGGACATTGTCCACCTAGGGAGTCGTGCCAGTCAGGGATGTTGAACTTGTGTCATGTGTCTTAGACACAGAGGCTCACATCATTTGTCCTGTGAGCAGCCACCATCATTGAAGCAAGGGTGTTGCAAGAGGCATAGATGCAGACACATCTTCACGGTGTCTTTCTGCTTCTCGGTCTACTGGGCTGAAGCAGGTAAGATCTTTCTCCGGATAGTCTACTGAGATTGATACAGTCTTTGACCCCAGGGACCTACCCTGTGTTCCACTCACAAGTGGACAAGATGCAGGTTGTCTGTGGCATCTAATAAAGAAGTCTCTCTGCCACTGATTTCAAGTGAGACTCACCGCAGCAGAGCTGAACTTCCTTTGCTAACCTCTTTGTGTCGCGGTGGCTTCCATAGTCACCTGTGCAGGTAGGGTTGAGCTGCTTAGGGTGACTTCTTGCATTGTGCCATTGAGTATGGGCACAGAGATGGTAGACTGAGTTCTGTTACTGGGTACCGGAAGTCTCTTCCCCAGGATGACATTGTATCTGTGTACAAAACTTATGTTCAGGCAGTCCTCTTGTACGTACTCTCACCAATGTAGCTTCCATCACCATCTTGAGCTGGACTGATGACTGCGTAAGGGAAAGACTTGGTGGCCCAGAAGAAACGTTTACAGATTTCACAGTTCTTCTGCCCCTTTCAGGACTCATCCTAAGTTGACAAGCATGCCAAACGAAGATGCATGGGATCTGATGAGCAATGTGGGTAGTAAGTGGTTGAAACCAGTGTTCTCGCTTCGTGTTCGAATCCACATTTTGCTGCACCCCATGTGCTGGTAGTGTTTGTCTTTAGT
This portion of the Pleurodeles waltl isolate 20211129_DDA chromosome 12, aPleWal1.hap1.20221129, whole genome shotgun sequence genome encodes:
- the TMEM102 gene encoding transmembrane protein 102 — its product is MRAFWGGPHIAEVPEREVPPQASGMASSGTAANSKPAPARPLTDLDFRSAARIEDLNKLVQEFGKHEMRDYDDQRALEVHSAKDFIFSMLGLVQKLDHRLPVANEYLLLSGGIREGVLDMDPDQLGDYARGTEYDLDFTLLVPALKLHDRNQPVTLDMRQSSPCHTWLSLHLFDAAVIERWRELCCEEEMDPRGSGALYFSPTKVADWFFRSVASVLEDIRQNPQRGMPRAVRAEQNGQLTTVILTAGSSRILYDLVPVVSFKGWPAVAQGWLSENHFWDGKITEEEVIGGFYLVPSCSRGGLATHEWRLAFSRSEVQLKKCIPTSLLQAFQACKAIIVKLLSRPRAISPYHLRTIMLWACDRLPTSYLLEPQNTAHFLLGLVDDLNYCLLNKCCPNFFLPQCNMFEHLSDETAMLLARKLSSVRAEPAEHLSTAIEHAKAASKLHGAGVLPADLAAEGAAPIMAEENGLARKIKQLVTENQGKSISVYLNPDDVTRPHFRINDKFF